TTCAGTCCTGGGTGAGCAGCTGGGTGCGCAGCAGCGCGACGGTTCGCGAAAGCAGTCGGGAGACGTGCATCTGGGACAGGCCCAGCCGGGTGCCGATCTCGGATTGGGTGAGTTCGTCGCTGAAACGCATCGAGAGGATCTGCCGGTCGCGTCGGGGCAGTGCGGCGATCAACGGGTTGAGGGCGTGGAGGTTCTCGACACGATCGAAGCCTCGCTCGATGAATCCGGTGTGGGTGGCGAACGAGCCGTCGCCTGCGTCCAGTTCGGTCTGGGCGTCCATGGACGAGGTGCTGTAGCCGTTGGCGGCCAGCATGCCCTCGATGATCTCCTCGGCGGGCAGGTCGAGGTAGGCGGCGAGCTCGCCGGGGGTCGGAGCGCGGTCGAGCTTGATGGCGAGGACATCGCCGGCCCTGGCCAACTCCAGGCGCAGGTCCTTCAGTCGGCGCGGGACGTGGACCGCCCAGGTGGTGTCGCGGAAGAAGCGCTTGATCTCACCCCTGATGGTCGGCAACGCGAAGGTGCTGAACACCAGGCCACGCTCGAGGTCGAAACGGTCGATGGCTTTGATCAGGCCGATGGTGCCGACCTGGATGATGTCTTCCATCGGTTCGGAGTTGCCGCGGAACCGGGCGGCCGCGAACCTCACCAGGGTCATGTTCAGTTCGACGAGGGTGTTACGGACGTAGGCGCGCTCGTGGGTGCCCTCCTCGAGCTCCGCCAACCGCCGCAGGAGCACCGTGGACATTGCTCGGGCGTCGGCCGTGCTGACGCGGTCCGTGGTCCGGGCTTCCGGCAGGCCCGCGGGTCGCCGGAGGGGCGCGGTCCGCACCGCCGTGGTGGTGCCGACCGGGGCCGGAGAATCTGCGACGGTCTGCTCGACTGTGATGTGGGCAGCCATGGATGGTCCCTTCCACTGTTGTCGGTAGGCTCTCGACGACCCAGCCGTCAGGTGTTCGGCCGCGCCGTCGTGGGTAGACGCGCCCAGGAGCGGCAGGGGTGCCGGCACCAGGTGCTCGGCCGCGACGGCTCGCGTGCGGTTCGGCAGGCGCGCGGGTGTGGCCGTGCGGTTTCTCGGGATGAGGCCAGATGAGCACCAGTCAGTCGGGGCTGCCCCAGGGCGGTCAGTTCCGCCGTCTCGCCCTCTTCGGGGGCAGCGGTGTGGTCGGCCGATGTCGGGACTTCACCCGGATCGCCCTGCTGGACTGGGGCTGGCTCCCCGCCGCTGATGAAGAAGGACAGGCTGTCGCCGACGACGTACTGCTGCTGGTCTGCGAACTGGTGACGAACGCCTGCCTCCACACAGCCGGTCCTGAACGGCTCCTCCTGCACTGCACCGAGAGTGCCCTGCGCGTCGAGGTGGCCGACGCCGGCCCCGACCGTCCTCGGCCACGCCTCCCTCACCAGCCCGGGCGCCCCGGCGGGCACGGCCTGCACATCGTCGCGCGGCTGTCGACGCGCTGGGGCGTCACCGTACGGGAGGATCTGGCCGGCAAGTCCGTCTGGCTGGAGATCGCCGCACCGTCGGCCCCCTGACAGCTGCCTCGGAGCCCGAGGCTCGCTCACGTTCGGTGGTCAGGGCTGGGACGTGGTGTCGGTGGGGTGGGGGATCAGGTCGGTGTCGAAGGCGCCGTCGGCGATCTCGCGAGCCAGCTGGGCGAGTTGGCGGTGGTGGGTGCGGGCGTAGGCGCGGAAGGCGGTGAACGCGTCGTCGACGGAGGTCTGCCAGCGTTCCGCGAGGATGCCCTTGACCTGTTCCAGGACGATTCGGCTGGTGAGCGCGGACTGGAGCTGGCCGCGCTCGACCTCGCTGTGGTCCAGGGTGCGCTGCTGCTGGATGGCGATGGTCGCGATGTCGGCCAGCGCCTGGGCGAGTGTGATGTCCGCGGCGCCGAGCGGGGCAGAGTCGGTCTGGAACAGGCCGAGCGTGCCGATCACCCGGCGGCGCAGGCGCAGCGGGATGGCGTTGGTGACGACGAAGCCGGTCTGGCGTGCGCGGGTGGCGAACTGCGGCCACTCCTGGGTGATGTGAGGGTCTGTCAGATCGATGTTGAGGCGGGGGCTGCCGGTGCGGTAGCACTCGACGCAGGGGCCCTGGTCGTGCTGCAGTGCGAAGAGCTCCAGCAGGCGGGTGTGCTCGTCGGAGGCCGCGATGGTCTGCAGTTCGTCGTGCTGGTCGGCGAGCAGGATGCCGGCAGCCGCGACGTCGAGGAGTTCCACGCACCGTTCGGAGAGTCGCTGGAGGAAGTCGATGACGTCGAAGTCGTCGATGAGGGAGTCGGCGACCTCCACGAAGACCTCGGTGAGTCGTTGCTCGCGGGTCATGTCGATCAGTCCTTCTCTGCGTGGGGCGGGGACGTCCCGTTGTCGTCGGGCTCCAGGCGCAGCCGGCGCTCCACGACGTCCTGGCAGACGTCGGTGATGGAGCGCCCGCTGCTGTAGGCGTGGGCACGCAGCCGCAGGAGGGCCTGCGGCAGGGAAAGGGCGAGCTGGACGCTGAGCATGCCGGTCGCCTGGTGGACGACCGCACGCTGCAGGGTGTGGGGCGGGTCGAGGGGGACGGCGGCGGCCTGGGGTTCGCCGTTGCCCAGGAGGCGGGCGGTGAGGGCAGCGGCAAGTACCAGCGCGTCGCCCACCTGGGACGCGGTGAGCGCGCCGGGGGTGCGGCGCACGGCGGTCAGCACACCGACGTTGATGGCGCCGATCCCCATCGGGAAGCAGAACACCGCCCGCACCGGCGCGGCCTCCTCGGCCAAGGCGGCCCAGCGGCCGGACCGGACCTGGGCCAGGTCCGGCACCAGCACCATCGCACCGCTGCGCAGCGTGTCGGGTCCGGGGCCCTCGCCGAGGGTGAACTGCAGGTCCTCGAAGCGCCGGGAGGTTTCGTGGGAACACCAGAGCGGTTCGGTCACGTCCCCGGTCAGCAGGGAGACCGCCAGGGCGTCCACTCCCAGCGCGGCGGCGCCCGCCGCGGTGACGTCGGCGACTCGGGGGGTGCCGTCCCGGCTGTCGAGCCCACGCAGGACCTCGGCCATGCGATCGCTGATCACCAGGCACCCCCGGGTGAGGCTGGTAGCGAGAGTGAGCGGACCCGCACGGTGTCACGACCTCTTCGCGCGCGGTGGCCACGGATGACTACCGCCCACCCTAGTTCCATCGGGCAGCCTCGGCGGCCGCCAGGTGCCCCGGCTCCCCGGCACCACGCCAGAGGCGGAAGAAGGGCGCCCGGTACGGGGGAGGGGGAGGCGCGGCGACTGGAGGGCCCGGGAGGCCCGGGAGGTCTCGGAGGAGGAAGCCGGCGCCGCTGAGATCCAGCAGCCGGGCCAGGGCCCGCCGGGGGTGGTGCAGGCGCAGCGAACCGCCGGCCGCCGCAGCGGCCCTCGCGGCCGCGAGGAAGACGTTGAGGCCGCTTACGTCACAGAACGTGAGCGCGCTGACGTCGACGTCGATGGTGTGGATCCCCTCGCGTGCACAGCTCTCCAGTGCCGCGCGCACGAGTGGGACGGTAGCCAGGTCGAGCTCACCGGCGAGCATGACCGACGCCCGGATCCCTCGGTCGTGCCGGTAGACGTTCAGGCTCTGCAGAACGGGCATGATGCCTCGCTTCACGCGACCAACCGGCGCAGCGGCCCAGCGGCGGAGCCCGGTGTGAGGCTCCGGCCCGGAACGCTCTCCATGCGGTCAGGCCTTCGACAGGGCACGGAGCCCTCGGAAGACGCACACAGGCGGTCGGATGGTTCATCCGTCCCCCGCGGGCACCTGTGTTACGGCCAGCACTTGCCACGTCGGGGTCTGGGACGCTCCGCGCAGCATAGCCCGCAACCCGCACTCGGCGTAACCACGTCCACCCGCCGGTCGGCGAACGCGACGCCCTCCTCGGCCGCGCGCGGCATCCGCGCGGCGCTGCGTACCGGCCTACCGGCGAGGCCGCGCCGACGACCCGTCGTCGTCGACCGGGAGGTCGTCCGGACGGACCGAGGCCACCCCCCAGGGCTTCCCGATCCCGGCCAGGGAGGTTTCCGCCAGCGTGAGCGTCTCTCCGAGTACGCCCGCGATCCGGCCCGCCTCGCCGAGCTGGTCGCGGGTGTCCCGGGCTATCCGGACCAGATCCATCTCCGAGATGTCGGAGGAGACGGAAGTCAGCCGCCCGGACGCCTGCTCGCTGCTCAGGACGGTGCCGAGGCGATCGAGCAGCTCGGGGAGATGGGACGCCAGTGCCTGCAGCGCATGGACCGCCTCACTCACCTGGCCGGTGTCCAACAGTGCCGAGTATTCGGAAAGTTGAGCGACTTGCCTCGCCACCCGGATCAACTCGGCTGCCTCGGAGGCGAGTTCTCCGATCGGACGGTGCGCTGGCGTTGGACGGCTCACTGGGATACCTCTCGTCGCGTCAGTGGGATCCTGCCTCTCCCCGCGCGGTCCGCGCGGCAGAGACCCGGACGGGCGACGGACCGCCCTGTCCAGGAGCCTGCCCCCGGCATCGGGGTCGAACCTGAATCCGCTCACCCCCCGAGCACATGCATGGGAGGCCGAAAGGCGGGCAGCCGACCTTTCGACAGCCTCCCGCACTCATGGCCTGATGTGACGTCAGGTCTGCGGAACCCGGGAGGAAGCAGCTCGACAAGGAGGACCGCGTTGATGAAGAACCTGTGGACCCATGGCACCGAGAGCGGCTACCCGACCGGCACGGACCTGACGGGCTACCGGGTAGAGGCGATCGACGGCCACATCGGCAAGATCGACAAGCACACGGCCGAGGCGGGCACGTCGTTCGTCGTCGTCGACACGGGCGTGTGGATCTTCGGAAAGGAGATCCTGCTGCCGGCCGGGACGATCTCCAGCGTCGACATCCCGAACGAGACGGTCTTTCTGAACCGGACCAAGGACGACGTCAAGGGTGCCCCCGAGTTCCACCGGGAGACGCACCTCGACGACCCCGACTACCGGGAGGCCGTGGGCGCTTACTACACCGGCTTCGTGATCCGGTAACGGACGTCGACCAGCAACGCGGAGGGGAGGCCCGGTGAACCACAAGGGCTCGGTACAGAAAGCCGCGACGAAGGCCCGTGAAGCAGTGGTCAGAGAAATCGCCGTCGCGGAGCGGTCGGCCGCGCGGACCGGAGAGCAGGTCATGAGTCGGCTCCTGCCCCATATCCACTCGGTGGCCTCGGAGTTGGAGAGTGCCGCCGGTCGGACGCGCCGCGGCTACGACCGGTACCTGGTACCGCGGCCGGTAGCGCTGCCCCCGTACGGCGGGCCCACGGCGACGCAGATCTCCCGGGCCCACAGACGCCGTGCGGCAGGGATCGTCTCGCTCGGCCTGCTCGGGCTGGCCGGGGCGCTGGCACTGCGGCGGTGGCGCAGGCGCAGCGACGCGCTGGAGCGGTTCACCCTGCCGGACCACGACCTGCCGGACCACGACCTGCCGGAGCACGACGACGAGCGACCGCGGGTCGTGTCCCGTGGAGTGGTGTAGTGGTCGTGCGCCAACGGTCATGCGGTGGGCGGTAGTTCGTCGCGGGCGTGTTCGGCGGGGTAGATCTGGTCCATGCTGCCCTCGGGTAGGTAGCGGCGGGGGAAGGCGATCCATTCGTCGTGCATCTCGAACAGCACGGCGGTGACCAGCCGCAGGAGCGCGTCGTCGTTCGGGAAGACCTGGACGACGTCGGTGCGGCGTTTGATTTCGCGGTTGATCCGCTCCAGCGGGTTGGTGGACTGGATCTTCTTCCAATGTCGCTCCGGGAAGCCGGCGAAGGCGGTGAGGTCGTCCTTGGCCTCCAGCAGCATCGCTTTGACCTTGGGGAACTGCTTGCCGAGCATGTCGGCGACGGTGTCCAGCTGAGCTCGGACCGCGGCTTGGGTGGGTTGGGCGAAGATCGTGCGGATGGTCGCGGCGACCATCTCGGCCGCGTCCTTGGGGATGATCGCGAAGGTGTTGCGCAGGAAGTGGACGCGACATCTCTGGTAGGCGGCTCCGAGCATGACCTTGCGGATCGCCTTGACCAGGCCGCTGTGGTGGTCGCCGATGACGAGGCGGACCCCGGTCAGGCCGCGTTCGCGCAAGTGACGCAGGAACTCGGCCCAGAACACCTCGGTCTCGCTGTCGCCGACCATCACCCCGAGCACCTCGCGGCCGCCGTCCTCGGTGATGCCGGTGGCGACGACCACGGCCCGGGAGACGATCTGGTGGTTCACCCGCGCCTTGCAGTAGGTCGCGTCCAGGTAGATGTAGGGGAAACGGGTGTGGCCGAGCGGCCGGGTGCGGAAGGCGGTGAGCTGTTCGTCCAGGTCAGCGCAGATCCGGGAGACCTCGCTCTTGGAGATGCCGGTGTCCGCTCCGAGGGCTTTGACCAGGTCGTCGACCGAGCGGGTGGACACGCCCAGGACGTAGGCCTCCATGATGACCGCGTAAAGGGCCTGGTCGATGCGGCGCCGGCGCTCCAGCAGGCTGGGGAAGAAACTGCCCGTGCGGACCTTGGGGATGGCCAGCTCCAGATCGCCGGCCTGCGTGGTCAGGGTCTTGTCCCGGTGGCCGTTGCGCCAGGTCGTACGGGCCTCGGTTCGCTCGCCGGGCTCGGCGCCGATCCGGGCGGTGGCCTCGGCCTCGATCAGCTCCTGCAGGATCCGCTGGGCGAGGGTCCTGATCAACTCGATTCCGTCGGCCGAACGCAGTGACTCCATGAGGCGGAGTAGGTCAGACTGGGATAAGGCCATCGCGTACCTCCCTGGGTGAACTCGCCGTTCTACACAGAGAGTTGCGCGATGGCTGCCCCATGACCAGGGGTCACTCCAAGATCCCTGCTACACCACTCCACGGGACGCCATCCGACCGCGTCCGTCCGAAGCGGTGACCGCCGTGTCGGACCGTGGTGTCGCGGCAGCGGAAGCCGTCGATGACGGCACTCCGATGACGGGGTCGGGCCCTGAGCCAAGACCACACATCCTGCATCCACGCGGTGCCGTCCTCAAGAGCGGGAGGCCCGGGCTCCGGCCCTGACCGGCGCCGTCGCCCCTGCTGAGCGGGGTCGACCAAGGACGGGGCCGGCGGGTGGGGCGCGTGAACGAGGTGGTGCGTGCGTCATCCGTCGGCTCGGTCGCGGTCGATCATCCGGCACACCGACCGGCACCTTCCCGGGCGACCTTGCCGTACCTGTTCGTGCTCACCTCACTGGACCACACGGTTCCACCGCGGGTCCGCATCGCAAACTTCGGAGCACGCCATGATCATTATCGTCATCGGGCTCGTCATCCTGGTCGCCGCGGTAGTCGTGGGCGCGGCAGGTGTCCTCTCCGACACCGGCAGCACGGACGGGCTCACAGACTGGTTCGAGGTGTTCGGCTACCACGTCACCGGCTCCAGCGGCACCCTGTTCCTCCACGGCACCATCGTCGGGGCGGTGGCCCTGTTCGGGCTGAGTCTGCTCCTGGCCGGTGCGTGGCGTACCTCTCGCCGCAGCCACGTCGCGCGCCACGGACTCAAGCAGTCCCGCCGCGAGATGGCCGCCGCCGACAAGGAGCGCGACGGCCTGATCGACCAACGCGACACCGCTCGCGCGGAGACGGCGAGTGCGCGAGGGAACGACAGCCCATCTCACGACGACCTCGTCCCCGACCCGGACGAAGGTCACCGGAAGGGGCTGAACCTGTTCGGTCACCGAGCCGCCCGCCGATAGAGCGTCACCACACGCGAATCGCCGGCCGTCCCGAGGGCCTCGCCGACGCGCCATCAGCAGATGACTCACGAAGGGCAGCCACCCATGGGTATCGCCAAGAAGATCGCGCACAAGGCGGAAACGCTTAAAGGCGGCGTCAAGAAGGCCGTCGGCCGTGTCACCGGCAACCGGCGCCTACGGGCCGAAGGCCGGGGTGACCAGGCCAAGGGAAACACCAAGCAGGCGGGAGCGAAGATCAAGGACGCTTTCAGGCACTGACCACTCCGCCCCTGCCCCGACCCTGGACAACCTGCAGCACGTCGCCCCGGCGCGGTGCGCGACTGGTCAGGCCGATTCGGTCCGTGCCGCCGTCGCCTCCCGTCTCCCGCCACGTCAGTCGCGTCCCGCCCGCCGGGCCACCGCCGTCACAGCCGCCGCGCCGAAGGCGAGGACCGCGCACAGCAGCCAGACCGTCACGCCAGGGTCCGCGGCCAGGAACGTGGCGTCGGGCGACTGGCTGCCGAAGTACACCACGCCGAAGACGACGGCGCACAGGAAGAACGGGGCGACCCGGCGATCGGCCAGCGCCCGGACGTCCACCAGCGGTTCCGCCGTGCGCAGTTCGACCGTCAGCCATGCTCCACCGAGGAGCACCGCGAGGAGCAGTCGGCCGAGCACCGGCCGGGACCTGCTCGTCACCGCCGTCTTCACCCGACCAGGCCCAACTCGCCCGCTACGTCGGCTTCCGACTGGGCTCCCTCGACGGGGTGACCTCCTCCCGCACCCAGGTCTCCACCGCCGCCCACACCGAAGGCAGCCGATGGCGTCTCGACCGGCTCACCGAGGACCAGCGCCGGCGGCTCGCGCCCGCGGCGACCGCCGGGGGCCGGCCGCAGGACGGCCGACTGCTCCAGGGCAGCGACCTGGAACTCGTACAAGCGCTCAGCGAGGACCCCCGGCAGCCCGCTGCCCGGCTCGCCGCCCGCACCGGCCTCAGCCCCACCACGGTCCGCCGGCGCCTCGACCGGCTCGACGCCGAACACGCCCTCGTCTACCGCTGCGAGGTCGCCCGAGCCCTCTCCGGCCGGCCGGCCGGTCTCGGTGTCGCTGTGGGGGCCGTGCCGCAGAGCCGGGCCCCGCACCTCGCCGAACGGATCAGCGCCCTGCGCGAGATCCGCCTCTGCGCCTCCCTCTCCGGCCCGCACAACCTGCTGCTCGCCGCCTGGCTGCGCTCGGTCGACGACATCGCCCCCTTCGAGTCGCGGCTCACCGAACGCTTCCCCGAACTCGCCGTCGCGGACCGGACGCTGACGCTCTGGTCGATGAAACTGGGCGGCCACCTCCTCGACCCGCAGGGCCGCCACCTGCGCGCCGTCCCGCTCGGCCGCTGGCACGACCCGCGCTCCGAAGCAGCCGAAGCGGCGTTCCTCGACCGCCTGCGCACCCCGCCCGGGCCGGCCGGGCATCGGAGGCTGGACCGGCGGGCTCTCCACCGTCCGACCGGCGCCACCCCGGACGAGCGGTCACCGTCGCACTGAGCTGACCACCGTCGCACAGAACTGGCGGCTCCGGGTGATGGGCGGCGCCCCGGCCGATCCGTCCAACCAGACCACCTTCGGCCCCACACGATCCGGTGACGAAAGATGCGAGATCACGTCACAGACCCGCTCTCTGCGCGGTCCAGTAGTGGGCGGCGTGGGCGAGTGCCGGGCCGTCCAGCTCCGCGACCAACCGCTCGAAGAGGCGGACGGCGGCGGGGCCGCTCCAGTCCTCGGTCAGTACCTCGGGCGGGAGCCCGGGGTCGCGGAACGGCAGCTTGCGCCAGTGGTCGATCACCGAGAGGTAGGTGACGAAGGCGTGCTTGCCGTCGGTGAAGGAGTCGGCCGCGAGGCGGTCGCGCTCTCCCTGGTAGTCCTCGATGAACTCGCGGTAGCGCCGGTCGATCTCGGCGAGGTCCCAGCCGTTGCGGACCATGGTCGTGAGCTGTTGCCCCCCGAGGTAGTCGCCGACGAAGACGGCGCACTGCTCGGTGAGATCCAGTTCGGCTATGGCCCGTTGGGCGGCCGGGAGCATCCGCGCGGGGGCTATCCACACCGCCGAGCCGATGTTGCCGAAGCCGAGCGAGGTCAGATGTGCCGTCAGCTGGTGGCGCTTCGCGCGGGCGGACTCCGGTACGGAGAAGTTCACCAGGCACCAGCCGTCGCCGAGATCGGCCGGCTGTCGCGCGTGCCAGATCACCTCGTCACCGGCCGCGAGTGCCTCCAGTGCGGCGGGTGTCAGGGCGTAGCCGCGCAGGCCGGAGCGGGTCTGCGACTCCAGCCATCCGCGCTTCTTGAGCCGGAAGACCGCCGTCCGGACGCTGGAGGCGTCGAGGCCCGACTGGGCCAGGAGTTCCACCGTGCCCGCGATCGGCATCCAGTTGCCCATGGGACGGACGACCGCGCCGAGGAAGCTCACCAGCAGGGTCCGGGAACGGCGGGCGGCTGCCGGGGGCCGGGCGCTCTTCGTCTCGCTCATCCCGTCCAGTATCGCCGAGGCGGTCATTCATGATCGCACCGGCCCGCGCAGTGCGGCGGACCCTGGACGCCAGGGCCGGTCACCCGGACACCGGGTCCGGCCCCGGCGTCCACCGCAGGTGCACCTGGCCGGCCGCTCCCTCGCGCAGCAGCTCCAGTCGCGGCGGGATCCGGTCGGTGCGGGAGGTCGGCGGTCTGCGGCGGCCCGCCTCCCACTGGACCGGCCACCGGGCGCCCGCGCCGCGGTACTCCTGTTCGGCGGCGGCCTGCAGGGTCCACTGCGGGTTGTAGAGGTGGGTGCGGCCGAGGGCGCACAGGTCGGCCCGTCCGGCGAGCAGGATGGAGTTCACGTCGTCGTACGACGAGATGGCACCGACCGCGATCACCTTGACGCCTGCGGGCCCGGCCACCCGGTGGCGGATCTTGTCGGCGAACGGGGTCTGGTAGGAGCGGCCGTAGGCCGGTTTCTCGTCCTTGGTGACCTGCCCCGAGGAGACGTCGATCGCGGCGGCGCCGTGCTCGATGAACGCGCGGGCGATCTCCACGGCGTCGTCCTCGGTGTTGCCGTCCGGTACCCAGTCGGTCGCCGAGATGCGGACGGTCACCGGAACCCCGGACGGGACGGCCCGGCGCACGGCGTCGAAGACCTCCAGCGGGAACCGCAGCCGGTTCGCCAGGGACCCGCCGTACTCGTCGGTGCGCCGGTTCGCGACGGGGGAGAGGAAGGACGACAGGAGGTAGCCGTGGGCGGCGTGCACCTCGATGAGGTCGAAGCCCGCCCGCACGCCGCGCTCGGCGGCCGCGGCGAAGTCGGCGACCACCTTGTCCAGGTCCTCCCGGCCGGCCTCCCGAGGGACGTGGCAGTCGGTGCCGTAGGGGATCGCGGACGGGCCGATCACCTCCCAGTTGCCGTCGTCGAGCGGCTGGTCGATGCCCTCCCACATGAGTCTGGTCGAACCCTTGCGACCGGAGTGGCCGAGTTGCAGGCCGATCCGGCCGGTCGTGTTCTCGTGCACGAAGTCGGTGACCCGGCGCCAGGCGTCGCGCTGCTCGTCGGTCCACAGTCCGGGGCAGCCGGGGGTGATCCGGCCCTCGGGCGAGACGCAGACCATCTCGCTCATCACCAGGCCCGCTCCGCCGAGCGCCTTGGAGCCGAGGTGCACCAGGTGGAAGTCACCGGGGACCCCGTCCACCGAGGAGTACATGTCCATCGGGGAGACGATGACGCGGTTCTTCAGCTCGAGCGGACCGATCCGCACCGGCTGGAACATCGCCGGGGCCACCTCGGCGGCCTGCTCGTGCCGGGCGAACTCACTCTCCATCAGGGCGGCGAACTCGGCGTCCCGCTCCCTGAGGTTGTCGAAGGTGATGCGGCGGGACCGGGTCAGCAGGTTGAACGCGAACTGGGCCGGGGCCTGGCCCGCGTACATGCCGATGTTCTCGAACCACTCCAGCGAGGCCTGCGCGGCCCGCTGGGTCGACTCGACGACCGGCTTGCGCTCGGTCTGGTACGCCTCCAACGCCTGGGCCACCGCGGGGTGTTCGTGCAGACACGCCGCCAGCGCGAGCGCGTCCTCCATGGCGAGCTTGGTGCCCGAGCCGATCGAGAAGTGGGCGGTGTGCGCCGCGTCGCCGAGCAGCACCACGTTGCCGTCGTGCCACCGCTCGTTGCGGACCGTCGTGAAGTTGAGCCACTTCGAGTTGTTGGTGAGGACCTGATGGCCCTTCAACTCGTCGGCGAACAGCTCCCGGATCCTCGCGACGGCGTACTCGTCCGAGACGCCCGGCGGGAGATCCCGAGCCTCGGTCCGGTCGAAGCCGGCCCGCCGCCAGACGTCCTCGTGCATCTCGACGATGAAGGTCGAGCCGGTGCCGGAGAAGGGGTAGCCATGGATCTGCATGGTGCCCCACTCCGTCTGCTTGACGAAGAACTGGAACGCCTCGAAGACCAGGTCGGTGCCGAGCCAGATGTACTTGTTGCACCGCCGGTCCAGCGACGGCCCGAAGACGTCGGCGTACTTCGTCCGGATCGTGGAGTTGAGTCCGTCGGCGGCGAGCACCAGGTCGTGGGAGACCCGCAGCTCGTCCACGTCGGGCACCTGCGTCCGGTAGTGGACGGTGACGCCGAGATCGGCGGCCCGCTGCTGCAGGATCCGGAGCAGGTCCTGGCGGCTCATCGCCGCGAAGCCCTGACCGCCCACGGTGAACCGGTGGCCGTCGAACTCGATGTCGATGTCGGTCCAGCGGGCGAACCGGTTCTCCATCGCGGCGTGCACGACCTCGTCGGCGTTGTCGATTCCGCTCAGGGTCTCGTCGGAGAAGACGACGCCGAAACCGAAGGTGTCGTCCGGCGCGTTGCGCTCCCAGACGGTGACCTCGTGCGCCGGGTCCAGCTGCTTCATCAGGGCGGCGAAGTACAGGCCGCCCGGGCCACCGCCGGCGATGGCGATCCTCATGCCTGGTCCTCCGCTGACTGCTCCCGCACGATCCGGCGGAGCTTGAAGTGCTGGAGCTTGCCGCTCGGGTTGCGCGGCAGCGCGTCGATGAAGCGCACGTCGCGCGGGTACTTGTAGGGCGCGATCAGCTGCTTGACGTGGTCCTGGATCTCCCTGGCCTTCGCCGGGTCGCCGACCACCCCGTCCCGGAGCACCACGAACGCGCAGACCACCGAGCCCCGTTCGGGATCGGGAGCGGCGACCACCGCCGTCTCGGCCACGTCCGGGTGGGTGACCACCGCGGCCTCGACCTCGGGGCCGGCGATGTTGTAGCCGGAGGAAACGATCATGTCGTCGCTGCGTGCCTGGTACCAGAAGTAGCCGTCCTCGTCGCGCACGAAGGTGTCGCCGGTGACGTTCCACCCGTTCACGACGTAGTTCGCCTGCCGCTCGTCGTCGAGGTAGCGGCAGCCGACCGGGCCGATCACGCCGAGCCGTCCCGCGACACCGGGAGCGGCCTCCTCGCCGTCGGGGCCCAGGACGGTGGCGCGGTAGCCGGGCACCGGCCGGCCGGTCGCGCCCGGGCGGATGTCCTCCCCGGTGGCCGAGATGAAGATGTGCAGCAGCTCGGTGGCGCCGATCCCGTCGATGACCTTGATGCCGAGCTCGTCGCGGAGCGTCTCCCACAGACCCAGGGGGATGTGCTCACCCGCGCTGACCGCCGACCGGAGACCCGAAAGGCGTTGCACCTCACCGGACTTGACGATCTGCTGGTACGCGGTCGGTGCGGTGGCCAGCACCGTCACGCCGTGGTCGGCGACCAGCCGGGCGAGCTGGACCGGCGTGGCGGCCTCGGTGAGGAAGGCGCAGGCGCCCGCCCGGAGCGTGAAGACCACCAGCATGCCCAGGCCGAAGGTGAAGGCGAACGGCGCGGTGCACGCGACCAGGTCGTCCGGGCGAAGCCGCAACGTGCTCTGCCCGAAGGTGTTGTCGATCGACAGCAGGTCACGGTGGAAGTGCACGGTGATCTTCGGGACGCCGGTGGTGCCCGAGGTCGGTCCGAACAGCGCGACGTCGTCCGCGGCGGTGTCCACCGCGCGGAACGGGCCCGACTTCCGCTCGGCCCGGTGGCTCAGGTCCTCGTCCGCGTCACCGCCGTGGGCCACCACGGCCAGGTCCGGCGCGACCGTGTCCCGTACGGTGAACACCTCGTCGAGGTACCGGTGGTCGACCAGCGCCACGGACGGCCGGGTCTTCGCCACGATCGGCGCCAGCTCGCGCGCCCGCAGCGCGGCCATGCTGCCGACCACGATGCCGCCGGCCTTCAGCACGCCCAGCCAGGCGGCGACGGCCCAGGGGTTGT
This genomic interval from Kitasatospora gansuensis contains the following:
- a CDS encoding Lrp/AsnC family transcriptional regulator, with amino-acid sequence MTSSRTQVSTAAHTEGSRWRLDRLTEDQRRRLAPAATAGGRPQDGRLLQGSDLELVQALSEDPRQPAARLAARTGLSPTTVRRRLDRLDAEHALVYRCEVARALSGRPAGLGVAVGAVPQSRAPHLAERISALREIRLCASLSGPHNLLLAAWLRSVDDIAPFESRLTERFPELAVADRTLTLWSMKLGGHLLDPQGRHLRAVPLGRWHDPRSEAAEAAFLDRLRTPPGPAGHRRLDRRALHRPTGATPDERSPSH
- a CDS encoding PaaX family transcriptional regulator, which gives rise to MSETKSARPPAAARRSRTLLVSFLGAVVRPMGNWMPIAGTVELLAQSGLDASSVRTAVFRLKKRGWLESQTRSGLRGYALTPAALEALAAGDEVIWHARQPADLGDGWCLVNFSVPESARAKRHQLTAHLTSLGFGNIGSAVWIAPARMLPAAQRAIAELDLTEQCAVFVGDYLGGQQLTTMVRNGWDLAEIDRRYREFIEDYQGERDRLAADSFTDGKHAFVTYLSVIDHWRKLPFRDPGLPPEVLTEDWSGPAAVRLFERLVAELDGPALAHAAHYWTAQRAGL
- a CDS encoding bifunctional salicylyl-CoA 5-hydroxylase/oxidoreductase, coding for MRIAIAGGGPGGLYFAALMKQLDPAHEVTVWERNAPDDTFGFGVVFSDETLSGIDNADEVVHAAMENRFARWTDIDIEFDGHRFTVGGQGFAAMSRQDLLRILQQRAADLGVTVHYRTQVPDVDELRVSHDLVLAADGLNSTIRTKYADVFGPSLDRRCNKYIWLGTDLVFEAFQFFVKQTEWGTMQIHGYPFSGTGSTFIVEMHEDVWRRAGFDRTEARDLPPGVSDEYAVARIRELFADELKGHQVLTNNSKWLNFTTVRNERWHDGNVVLLGDAAHTAHFSIGSGTKLAMEDALALAACLHEHPAVAQALEAYQTERKPVVESTQRAAQASLEWFENIGMYAGQAPAQFAFNLLTRSRRITFDNLRERDAEFAALMESEFARHEQAAEVAPAMFQPVRIGPLELKNRVIVSPMDMYSSVDGVPGDFHLVHLGSKALGGAGLVMSEMVCVSPEGRITPGCPGLWTDEQRDAWRRVTDFVHENTTGRIGLQLGHSGRKGSTRLMWEGIDQPLDDGNWEVIGPSAIPYGTDCHVPREAGREDLDKVVADFAAAAERGVRAGFDLIEVHAAHGYLLSSFLSPVANRRTDEYGGSLANRLRFPLEVFDAVRRAVPSGVPVTVRISATDWVPDGNTEDDAVEIARAFIEHGAAAIDVSSGQVTKDEKPAYGRSYQTPFADKIRHRVAGPAGVKVIAVGAISSYDDVNSILLAGRADLCALGRTHLYNPQWTLQAAAEQEYRGAGARWPVQWEAGRRRPPTSRTDRIPPRLELLREGAAGQVHLRWTPGPDPVSG
- a CDS encoding AMP-binding protein; this translates as MTAPTSAHTDTFARDHLPPAGQWPVLEFTTELLQYPERLNAAAELIDRPVAAFGPDRPALRTPDGDVWTYGELQRRADQIARVLTEDLGLVPGNRVLLRSPNNPWAVAAWLGVLKAGGIVVGSMAALRARELAPIVAKTRPSVALVDHRYLDEVFTVRDTVAPDLAVVAHGGDADEDLSHRAERKSGPFRAVDTAADDVALFGPTSGTTGVPKITVHFHRDLLSIDNTFGQSTLRLRPDDLVACTAPFAFTFGLGMLVVFTLRAGACAFLTEAATPVQLARLVADHGVTVLATAPTAYQQIVKSGEVQRLSGLRSAVSAGEHIPLGLWETLRDELGIKVIDGIGATELLHIFISATGEDIRPGATGRPVPGYRATVLGPDGEEAAPGVAGRLGVIGPVGCRYLDDERQANYVVNGWNVTGDTFVRDEDGYFWYQARSDDMIVSSGYNIAGPEVEAAVVTHPDVAETAVVAAPDPERGSVVCAFVVLRDGVVGDPAKAREIQDHVKQLIAPYKYPRDVRFIDALPRNPSGKLQHFKLRRIVREQSAEDQA